The Armatimonadota bacterium sequence GTGGACACGTTCATCCCGGTCCTGGGATCGCTCGACGAGGCTGCGAAGGAACTGAGTGTGTCGGGTGTCGTCTGATGACACGTCTCGCGACGATATGATATGGAGCGGACCGAATGATCGAAGACGTGCAGGCTGAGGAGTTCTCCATACGCGTTCAGAAGCTGAACGGCGCGGTGGTGATCGAGCTGACGGGTGAGATAGACATCCCGGCAGTCTCGCACCTCGCGAAAGCGCTTACCGAAGCCACGAAGAAGGGCAGGGGGCCTGTCATTCTGGATGCCAAGGATCTGACCTACATCTACAGCGCGGGCATTCAGACCCTGCTCTCGGCCCACCGCAGGCTGACTGAGACGGGACGCGCCCTGGCGATCGTCGGCTCCCACGGCATATTCGCCAAGCTGATGCACATCA is a genomic window containing:
- a CDS encoding STAS domain-containing protein, whose protein sequence is MIEDVQAEEFSIRVQKLNGAVVIELTGEIDIPAVSHLAKALTEATKKGRGPVILDAKDLTYIYSAGIQTLLSAHRRLTETGRALAIVGSHGIFAKLMHITRLEHHFKMYPTIEDALADLCAAPA